The Deltaproteobacteria bacterium genomic interval GCGCGTCGACAACCAGGCAGTGGTCGAGCATGTCGGCATATCCACCTCCAACTCGCGCATCATACTGCATGTGCTAAAGGACGGCTACTACGTGCTCCTCACGATGGACCGCGACAAGCAGCTTGGCAGGGCCATGTTCGAGACCAAAAAGGCATCGAAACGGCTCCTTGCCGAGATGTAGAGCGCCCCGCTTTTTCTTCGAAATCACACCCTGTTTTTTTCGGCATTTTCCTTGACAACACGCCTGGTTTGGGTAAATATATAAAGGTAAAAAATCCGTCGAATAATCGAAGGAGTCGGCCGTTTCAGCCCTCGCGAAATGAAACTTAGGGGTAGAGACCTTTCAAAGGACGCGGCTGTATGCGGCGTTATAACCACAAGCA includes:
- a CDS encoding roadblock/LC7 domain-containing protein translates to MPFKKILKELCDRTGAKGAIMLDWEGEAVDMYSTDANLELAALGAHKGIILNLLKEATQRVDNQAVVEHVGISTSNSRIILHVLKDGYYVLLTMDRDKQLGRAMFETKKASKRLLAEM